One Devosia lacusdianchii genomic window carries:
- the fahA gene encoding fumarylacetoacetase — MSATSWVASANAPDHNFPVQNLPYGVFRTPGHDARCGVAIGDLVLDLSALEQAGLLGAGGSEPVFGQPNINAFMALGSEAWARVRARLTDLLATAGDPALRDDTTLRGRALLPVDSVELLLPIAVAGYTDFYAGRQHALNLGTILRGADNALPPNWLHIPTGYNGRASTVVVSGTDIRRPLGQRKPPSATMPTFGPSQRLDIELELGAVVGQGSTMGQPITVAEADAMIFGFVLLNDWSARDIQAWEYQPLGPFQSKAFASTISPWVVTKAALDAFRVPTPPREQPLLPYLQEPGPMLFDIALEVAMQPQGAASSTTISRTNANTLYYSAAQQLAHHSVSGCRMDVGDLLGSGTISGPDKGQYGSLMELSWSGQQPLQLDGGQTRSFIEDGDTLTLRGWAQGDGYRVGFGECRGTILPAPVRPEWAQ; from the coding sequence TTGAGCGCAACGAGCTGGGTCGCCAGCGCCAATGCGCCCGACCACAACTTTCCCGTTCAGAATCTGCCCTATGGAGTGTTCCGGACGCCGGGGCACGACGCGCGCTGCGGCGTGGCGATCGGCGACCTCGTGCTCGACCTCTCGGCGCTGGAGCAGGCTGGTTTGCTCGGCGCTGGCGGCTCGGAGCCGGTGTTCGGGCAACCGAACATCAATGCCTTCATGGCTCTTGGTTCCGAAGCCTGGGCACGCGTTCGGGCGCGTCTCACCGACCTATTGGCCACCGCTGGCGACCCGGCGCTGCGGGACGACACGACGCTTCGAGGCCGTGCCTTGCTGCCGGTCGACTCCGTCGAGCTGCTTCTGCCGATCGCGGTTGCCGGCTACACCGATTTCTACGCCGGCCGCCAGCACGCCTTGAATCTCGGCACCATCCTTCGTGGCGCTGACAATGCGCTGCCGCCCAATTGGCTGCATATCCCGACCGGCTACAATGGCCGCGCCTCGACCGTTGTGGTGTCCGGCACCGACATCCGGCGGCCGCTCGGCCAGCGCAAGCCCCCCAGTGCAACTATGCCCACATTCGGACCATCGCAACGGCTCGATATCGAGCTGGAACTGGGCGCTGTGGTGGGGCAGGGCAGCACCATGGGGCAGCCGATCACCGTGGCGGAAGCGGACGCCATGATCTTCGGCTTCGTCCTCCTCAATGACTGGTCGGCGCGCGATATTCAGGCCTGGGAGTATCAGCCGCTCGGACCGTTCCAGTCCAAGGCCTTCGCCAGTACGATCAGCCCGTGGGTAGTGACCAAGGCCGCCCTGGATGCATTCCGCGTCCCCACGCCGCCGCGTGAGCAGCCTCTGCTACCCTATCTGCAGGAGCCGGGGCCGATGCTCTTTGACATTGCCCTCGAGGTGGCGATGCAGCCGCAAGGGGCTGCATCGTCCACCACGATCTCCCGCACCAATGCCAACACGCTGTACTATTCGGCTGCCCAGCAGCTCGCGCATCACTCGGTTTCCGGTTGCCGGATGGATGTAGGCGACCTCTTGGGCTCGGGCACCATTTCCGGGCCCGACAAGGGCCAGTACGGTTCGCTGATGGAGCTGAGCTGGAGCGGCCAGCAACCGTTGCAGCTCGATGGCGGTCAAACGCGCAGTTTTATCGAGGATGGCGATACGCTGACCCTCCGTGGCTGGGCCCAGGGCGACGGCTACCGTGTCGGATTCGGCGAGTGCCGAGGCACTATCCTGCCGGCGCCGGTTCGGCCGGAGTGGGCCCAATGA
- the hmgA gene encoding homogentisate 1,2-dioxygenase, whose product MPLNYMPGFGNDFETETLPGALPQGMNSPQRCAYGLYAEQLSGSPFTAPRGTNERSWLYRIRPSVKHKGRFAAEEFPHWKTAPHPDEHSLALGQLRWDPVPIPTEKTNFIQGIRTMTTAGDALGQSGMASHIYLVNDDMVDDYFFNADGEMLVVPESGSLSIFTEMGIMEIEPSEIALIPRGMMFKVARLAGTTEARGYICENYGAKFTLPDRGPIGANCLANPRDFKTPVAAYEDKETPCRVHVKWCGRFHVTEIGHSPLDVVAWHGNYAPYKYDLRTFSPVGAILFDHPDPSIFTVMTAPSGEDGTANVDFVIFPPRWLVAENTFRPPWYHRNIMSEFMGLIYGQYDAKEKGFVPGGMSLHNLMLPHGPDAAGFYKASTVPLGPVKLDHTMAFMFETRFPQQLTKYAAELDTLQDDYVDCWDGLDRRFDGTKEGLWNLTNGEKR is encoded by the coding sequence ATGCCACTCAACTACATGCCGGGTTTCGGCAATGACTTTGAGACTGAAACGCTCCCGGGCGCGCTGCCGCAGGGTATGAATTCGCCTCAGCGCTGCGCCTATGGCCTTTATGCCGAGCAACTCTCTGGTTCGCCCTTTACGGCGCCGCGCGGCACCAATGAGCGCAGCTGGCTCTACCGCATCCGCCCCAGCGTCAAGCACAAGGGCCGCTTTGCCGCTGAAGAGTTCCCGCATTGGAAGACCGCACCGCACCCGGATGAGCACAGCCTGGCACTGGGCCAGTTGCGCTGGGATCCGGTGCCGATCCCGACCGAAAAAACCAACTTCATCCAGGGCATCCGCACCATGACCACGGCTGGGGATGCACTGGGGCAGTCGGGCATGGCGTCACACATCTATCTGGTCAACGACGACATGGTCGATGACTACTTCTTCAATGCCGACGGCGAGATGCTGGTGGTGCCGGAAAGCGGCTCGCTCTCCATCTTTACCGAAATGGGCATCATGGAGATCGAGCCCAGCGAGATCGCGCTCATTCCGCGCGGCATGATGTTCAAGGTCGCGCGATTGGCAGGAACGACCGAGGCGCGCGGCTACATCTGCGAAAATTATGGCGCAAAGTTCACGCTGCCGGACCGCGGCCCGATCGGCGCAAACTGCCTTGCCAATCCGCGCGACTTCAAGACCCCTGTCGCCGCGTACGAGGACAAGGAAACGCCATGCCGCGTGCATGTGAAGTGGTGCGGCCGGTTCCACGTCACCGAAATCGGCCATTCGCCCCTCGATGTTGTCGCCTGGCATGGCAATTACGCGCCCTACAAATACGATCTGCGGACCTTCTCGCCCGTCGGCGCGATCCTGTTCGACCATCCTGATCCGTCGATCTTCACGGTCATGACCGCCCCTTCGGGCGAAGATGGCACCGCCAATGTGGATTTCGTGATCTTTCCGCCACGCTGGCTGGTGGCCGAGAATACGTTCCGGCCGCCATGGTATCACCGCAACATCATGAGCGAGTTCATGGGCCTCATCTATGGGCAGTACGACGCCAAGGAGAAGGGGTTTGTGCCAGGCGGGATGAGCCTCCACAACCTTATGCTGCCGCACGGCCCCGACGCCGCCGGCTTCTATAAGGCCTCGACGGTCCCGCTTGGTCCGGTCAAGCTCGATCACACAATGGCCTTCATGTTCGAGACACGATTCCCGCAGCAACTCACGAAATATGCTGCCGAATTGGATACGCTGCAGGATGACTATGTCGACTGCTGGGATGGTCTCGACCGGCGCTTTGACGGCACCAAGGAAGGCCTGTGGAACCTGACCAACGGAGAGAAGCGTTGA
- a CDS encoding MarR family winged helix-turn-helix transcriptional regulator yields MSDGHGDTLALETFLPYRLNRAAELVSREFAERYRREYGLTRPEWRCLATIGQFGRTTATRITAHSSMHKTKVSRAIYALEQQRWLRRVEDEADRRIEHLELTALGRTRYGELVALARAYETRLASLLGATDVAALSKGLDSIEAAMGGT; encoded by the coding sequence ATGAGCGACGGCCATGGCGACACCCTGGCGCTGGAGACCTTCCTGCCCTATCGCCTCAATCGGGCAGCGGAGCTGGTGTCGCGCGAATTCGCCGAGCGCTATCGCCGGGAGTACGGCCTGACACGGCCCGAATGGCGGTGCCTGGCAACGATCGGCCAGTTCGGCCGCACCACCGCCACGCGGATCACCGCGCACTCGTCGATGCATAAGACCAAGGTCAGCCGCGCCATCTACGCGCTCGAGCAGCAACGCTGGCTCAGGCGCGTGGAGGATGAAGCCGATCGCCGCATCGAGCATCTTGAACTGACGGCACTTGGCCGCACCCGCTATGGCGAGCTGGTAGCGCTTGCGCGCGCTTACGAGACCCGTTTGGCAAGCCTACTGGGAGCAACCGATGTCGCGGCCCTGAGCAAGGGGCTGGACTCCATCGAGGCGGCAATGGGTGGAACCTAG
- the panB gene encoding 3-methyl-2-oxobutanoate hydroxymethyltransferase: MSAGVQTNRLTTRDIRAMARSGEKIAMLTAYDHVTAGLVDQAGVEIILVGDSLGNVVLGHETTLSVTLADMIRHAGAVYRGTERAMVVCDLPFGTATDPETALRNAIAVLQQTGCQAVKIEGGEAAAPIVARLVGQGIPVVGHIGLTPQAVHQLGGYYRHGKDAPAAQELIAAAHKLQSAGAFAIVLEFVVPELAAEITRSLEIPTIGIGSGDECSGQVLVINDLIGLNVEPVPSFAKPKADVAAIIRRVVSEYVAEVKANPPAMDS, from the coding sequence ATGTCCGCAGGAGTCCAGACCAACCGTCTTACCACTCGCGATATCCGGGCCATGGCCCGGAGCGGCGAGAAGATCGCCATGCTGACGGCCTATGATCACGTCACGGCGGGTCTGGTGGATCAGGCCGGCGTGGAGATCATCCTGGTTGGAGACAGCCTGGGCAATGTGGTGCTTGGCCACGAGACGACCCTCTCGGTAACGCTTGCCGACATGATCCGCCATGCCGGCGCCGTCTATCGCGGGACCGAACGGGCCATGGTCGTCTGCGACCTGCCATTCGGCACCGCTACCGATCCGGAGACTGCCCTGCGCAATGCCATAGCGGTGCTGCAGCAAACCGGCTGCCAGGCCGTGAAGATCGAGGGCGGCGAGGCCGCTGCGCCCATCGTGGCGCGATTGGTGGGTCAAGGCATCCCGGTCGTAGGCCATATCGGGCTCACCCCGCAGGCCGTGCATCAGCTCGGCGGCTATTACCGCCATGGCAAGGATGCGCCCGCAGCACAGGAGTTGATCGCCGCAGCGCACAAGCTGCAGAGCGCCGGAGCGTTCGCCATCGTGCTCGAATTCGTCGTACCGGAGCTGGCGGCAGAAATCACGCGGTCGCTGGAGATCCCGACTATCGGCATCGGCTCAGGCGATGAATGCTCGGGCCAGGTGCTTGTCATCAATGACCTCATCGGGCTCAATGTCGAGCCTGTCCCCAGCTTCGCCAAACCCAAGGCCGACGTCGCCGCCATCATCCGTCGGGTGGTGAGCGAATACGTCGCTGAGGTGAAGGCGAACCCGCCCGCTATGGACAGTTGA
- the coaBC gene encoding bifunctional phosphopantothenoylcysteine decarboxylase/phosphopantothenate--cysteine ligase CoaBC translates to MASNILIAVTGSISAYKIADVVSELGKRGHEVQCILSESASQFVTPLVLETLSGRPVKSALFGADVAGTEHIDLARWADILVVAPATANVLAKLAMGLADDLLTTVALATKAPMLIAPAMNTVMWEHVATQQNLKTLVERGAAVIDPAAGTLACGEVGVGKLAPVPMIVDAIEAALVEPKRKLAGTSVLITAGPTTSAIDAVRYITNHSTGRMGAAMAEEALRRGIDVRYVLGVDKGVVRPVAPTGGGRLTLVEVRTAEEMAEAALVALPHVNGVIATAAVLDYRVANSASSKLKRASEATALDMIPSVDVLGSLRAAATDQWFLGFAAETDNVEANGRGKLESKKLDFLFANPVARVGESSQTGFSVPTNGGTLFRRDGEAVALPVMSKADLARRLWDLIV, encoded by the coding sequence ATGGCTAGCAACATCCTCATCGCCGTCACCGGCAGCATCTCGGCCTACAAGATCGCCGACGTCGTCTCCGAACTCGGCAAGCGCGGGCACGAGGTTCAATGCATCCTGAGCGAAAGCGCCAGCCAGTTCGTGACTCCACTGGTGCTGGAAACGCTGAGCGGACGACCGGTCAAATCGGCGCTGTTCGGCGCTGATGTGGCAGGCACTGAACATATCGATCTGGCGCGGTGGGCCGACATTCTGGTGGTCGCGCCAGCCACCGCCAATGTGCTGGCCAAGCTGGCCATGGGATTGGCCGACGATCTGCTGACCACTGTGGCCCTGGCAACCAAGGCCCCCATGCTGATTGCGCCGGCGATGAACACCGTCATGTGGGAGCACGTGGCGACGCAGCAGAACCTCAAGACGCTGGTCGAGCGCGGGGCCGCCGTGATCGATCCCGCCGCCGGCACGCTGGCCTGCGGCGAGGTCGGCGTCGGCAAGCTCGCCCCGGTACCAATGATCGTCGACGCGATCGAGGCGGCATTGGTTGAGCCGAAGCGCAAGCTGGCTGGAACCAGTGTGCTCATCACCGCCGGTCCCACGACCAGTGCGATCGACGCGGTGCGCTACATCACCAACCACTCGACCGGCCGCATGGGCGCCGCCATGGCCGAGGAGGCGCTGCGGCGCGGTATCGACGTCCGCTATGTGCTCGGAGTCGACAAGGGGGTGGTGCGGCCCGTCGCGCCCACAGGCGGCGGACGGTTGACGCTGGTGGAGGTGCGCACTGCCGAAGAAATGGCCGAGGCGGCACTTGTCGCCCTACCCCATGTCAATGGCGTGATCGCGACTGCCGCGGTGCTGGACTACCGCGTCGCCAATTCGGCATCGAGCAAGCTGAAGCGCGCCTCGGAGGCAACAGCACTCGATATGATCCCATCGGTCGATGTGCTGGGCTCACTGCGGGCCGCCGCAACCGATCAATGGTTCCTGGGATTTGCGGCCGAGACCGACAATGTCGAGGCCAATGGCCGGGGCAAGCTCGAAAGCAAGAAGCTCGACTTCCTGTTCGCCAATCCGGTGGCACGCGTCGGCGAAAGTAGCCAGACGGGGTTCTCCGTGCCGACCAATGGCGGGACTTTGTTCCGGCGCGACGGCGAAGCGGTTGCCCTGCCTGTCATGAGCAAGGCTGACCTCGCACGGCGCCTGTGGGATCTGATCGTATGA
- the panC gene encoding pantoate--beta-alanine ligase, producing MTEILRTIAEVRAWRQGLAADQTVGFVPTMGALHAGHISLMELAKGHATVTIASIFVNPLQFGPNEDLAKYPRPIEKDLALLKAAGVDAVFLPAVEELYPTGASTFVVEESVSGPLCGAMRPGHFRGVTTVVLKLFNIVQPHLAVFGQKDAQQCAVIERMVRDLAVPVEIIRGPIVREADGLALSSRNVYLGAEDRAAAPLIFASLQAAKAAFDGGERDATRLAAIGLAVLESDPRIKVQYWDVRDAQSLDAISTMDGHDALFAVAAYLGATRLIDNIVLPRP from the coding sequence ATGACCGAAATCTTGCGAACCATTGCCGAGGTGCGGGCCTGGCGGCAGGGGCTTGCTGCCGACCAGACCGTCGGCTTCGTGCCAACCATGGGCGCGTTGCATGCCGGCCATATCAGTCTGATGGAACTGGCGAAGGGCCATGCGACGGTGACGATTGCCAGCATTTTCGTGAACCCGCTGCAGTTCGGACCCAACGAGGATCTAGCGAAGTATCCGCGCCCGATCGAAAAGGACCTGGCGTTACTGAAGGCCGCCGGTGTCGACGCGGTCTTCCTGCCGGCGGTGGAAGAACTCTACCCCACGGGCGCTTCGACCTTTGTGGTCGAGGAGAGCGTGTCTGGTCCGCTATGCGGGGCGATGCGGCCGGGCCACTTTCGCGGTGTGACCACGGTGGTGCTCAAGCTCTTCAACATCGTCCAGCCGCATCTGGCCGTGTTCGGCCAAAAGGACGCGCAGCAATGCGCGGTGATCGAGCGAATGGTGCGCGACCTGGCTGTGCCGGTCGAGATCATCAGGGGCCCGATCGTCCGTGAAGCAGACGGGTTGGCGCTGAGTTCGCGCAATGTCTATCTGGGCGCGGAAGACCGGGCCGCAGCGCCGTTGATCTTTGCCAGCCTGCAAGCAGCCAAGGCAGCATTCGACGGTGGGGAGCGCGATGCCACCAGGCTAGCGGCGATCGGTCTAGCCGTGCTGGAGAGCGATCCGCGGATCAAGGTGCAGTACTGGGATGTGCGCGATGCGCAAAGCCTCGACGCAATCAGCACCATGGATGGTCACGATGCCCTGTTTGCTGTGGCTGCCTATCTCGGGGCAACACGACTGATCGACAATATCGTGCTGCCCCGCCCATAG
- a CDS encoding S8 family serine peptidase, which produces MLPVPSSRLRALLLALGLVALPCLVTVPLLVVPTLAQDDDDDSGGGDDDDDGGSFGSSDDGSSDDTVWQSTPVVRPRAQAAPPPPDQAPDQIVVRTADVAVREALLSQDFTVLAETDVRVLLALPDEMTVPEALALVRTSAPGVIAAPNSYYRTQSVPDSCSGDLCQPWEAVGWPPVSVDPFCRFEPFIGVVDTGINIEHDMLSQAKVTLESIGSYGAEPSDQKHGTAVVALFVGDADSRVPGLVPGANLLVIDPFGRVGADQRSDVFSLATALDRLGSEGVSVASLSLAGPENDILSDAIESLQDQGIPVVAAVGNSGPRAEPLYPAAYPGVVAVTAVDGRDRIYRRAVQGDHVSFAGPGVAISTAASISGVRPQTGTSFAVPFVTTGLAAAMADGSIADAAITRLTEASRDLGGPGKDDVFGWGLVQIPAPC; this is translated from the coding sequence ATGTTGCCAGTTCCATCGTCCCGCCTACGTGCACTGCTACTTGCTCTTGGTCTGGTCGCGCTGCCATGTCTCGTAACCGTTCCGTTACTTGTTGTTCCGACCCTTGCCCAGGACGACGATGATGACAGTGGTGGCGGTGATGACGACGACGACGGTGGGAGCTTCGGCTCCAGCGACGATGGCAGTAGTGACGACACGGTCTGGCAATCCACCCCCGTGGTCCGGCCGCGAGCACAGGCCGCACCTCCACCGCCGGATCAGGCGCCCGACCAGATCGTGGTGCGGACGGCTGACGTTGCTGTGCGGGAGGCGCTCCTCTCGCAAGACTTCACCGTCTTAGCCGAAACGGATGTTCGCGTATTGCTGGCTCTGCCCGACGAGATGACGGTGCCCGAAGCCCTGGCGCTGGTTCGCACGAGTGCTCCCGGAGTGATCGCCGCGCCGAACAGCTATTACCGCACTCAGTCCGTCCCCGACTCTTGCAGTGGAGACCTGTGCCAGCCCTGGGAGGCGGTGGGCTGGCCTCCGGTTTCAGTTGACCCGTTCTGCCGGTTTGAACCCTTTATTGGCGTCGTCGATACCGGCATCAATATCGAACACGATATGCTGTCCCAGGCCAAGGTAACGCTCGAGAGCATCGGCAGCTATGGGGCCGAGCCGTCCGACCAGAAACATGGCACGGCTGTCGTCGCCCTGTTCGTCGGCGATGCCGACAGTCGCGTGCCGGGGCTGGTACCCGGCGCCAATCTGCTGGTCATCGATCCGTTCGGGCGCGTGGGCGCCGACCAGCGCAGTGATGTGTTCAGCCTTGCTACAGCTCTCGATCGTCTGGGGAGCGAAGGAGTGAGTGTCGCCAGCCTCAGTCTAGCGGGCCCGGAGAACGACATCCTGAGCGATGCCATCGAAAGCCTGCAGGATCAGGGCATTCCGGTGGTGGCTGCCGTGGGCAATTCCGGCCCCCGCGCCGAGCCGCTCTATCCGGCCGCCTATCCCGGTGTCGTCGCCGTGACGGCGGTGGACGGTCGGGACCGCATCTATCGCCGTGCGGTACAGGGCGACCATGTTAGCTTTGCCGGCCCCGGCGTGGCGATCTCCACTGCGGCCTCAATCAGCGGTGTGCGGCCGCAGACCGGAACCTCCTTCGCTGTGCCCTTCGTCACGACCGGCTTGGCGGCGGCCATGGCTGACGGGAGCATTGCGGACGCGGCCATCACTCGGTTGACAGAGGCAAGCCGGGATCTCGGGGGCCCCGGCAAGGACGATGTGTTCGGCTGGGGATTGGTGCAGATTCCGGCGCCCTGCTGA
- a CDS encoding RNA polymerase sigma factor: MITIGPSLIQMLPRLRRYAITLCRMADVADELVQIACEKALASPGRGADVPFEAWMFRILRNAWIDRMRRLRTRGEEIDVYERDDLSAFDGAAIPEQRLMLNKTMQAIARLPEDQRELLLLVCVEELSYRDAAEILDLPIGTVMSRLARARRKLAEDVGLEGGRLL, translated from the coding sequence ATGATCACCATCGGACCCAGCCTTATCCAGATGCTCCCGCGCCTGCGGCGCTATGCCATTACGCTTTGCCGCATGGCCGACGTCGCGGATGAACTCGTGCAGATCGCATGCGAAAAAGCCCTCGCCAGCCCGGGGCGTGGCGCTGACGTGCCCTTCGAAGCCTGGATGTTCCGCATCCTTCGCAATGCCTGGATCGATCGCATGCGCCGCCTGCGCACACGCGGCGAGGAAATCGACGTCTACGAGCGCGACGATCTCTCCGCTTTCGACGGAGCTGCCATCCCCGAGCAGCGGCTGATGCTCAACAAAACCATGCAGGCCATTGCCCGCCTGCCCGAGGATCAGCGCGAATTGCTGCTGCTGGTCTGTGTCGAGGAGCTGAGCTACCGCGACGCAGCCGAGATACTGGACCTGCCCATCGGCACTGTGATGAGCCGGCTGGCGCGTGCGCGCCGCAAACTGGCCGAGGATGTCGGCCTTGAAGGAGGTCGTTTGCTGTGA
- a CDS encoding anti-sigma factor family protein, with product MPAEISDETLMAFADGVLDEPLFSQVATAVETDPVVAERLHALVEGADLAKAGFESLLEPVPRELMAGVRDSIAHAERDPIWKRFFQGFDLRVPGVAFASLAIALVALPMGYMIGRGDPQPVGQFPQGPMIAEALQRTPSGQTADLGDDLTLTPIATFADADGNICREFETAGTAGYVAVACRISGNWQTQFAVAAGKSSTADYVPASGQAAIDAYLEAIGAGEALLDEQEVEALARE from the coding sequence ATGCCCGCAGAGATCAGCGACGAAACGCTGATGGCCTTCGCCGATGGCGTGCTCGATGAGCCCCTGTTCAGCCAGGTCGCGACAGCGGTCGAAACCGACCCTGTTGTCGCCGAGCGCCTGCATGCTCTGGTCGAGGGTGCCGACCTCGCCAAGGCCGGCTTTGAGTCGTTGCTTGAGCCGGTGCCGCGCGAACTGATGGCCGGCGTGCGCGACAGCATTGCGCACGCCGAGCGCGACCCGATCTGGAAGCGGTTTTTCCAGGGGTTCGACCTGCGCGTCCCGGGCGTCGCGTTTGCCTCGCTGGCCATCGCACTGGTGGCGCTGCCCATGGGGTACATGATCGGTCGGGGCGATCCGCAGCCTGTGGGGCAATTCCCGCAAGGGCCCATGATCGCCGAAGCCCTTCAGCGGACACCCTCTGGGCAAACGGCCGACCTGGGTGACGACCTCACGCTCACGCCGATCGCCACCTTCGCTGATGCCGACGGCAATATCTGTCGCGAATTCGAAACAGCCGGCACTGCCGGTTATGTTGCCGTCGCGTGCCGCATCAGCGGCAATTGGCAAACCCAGTTCGCCGTCGCCGCTGGCAAGAGCAGCACGGCTGATTACGTCCCTGCCTCAGGGCAGGCGGCAATCGATGCCTATCTCGAAGCCATCGGCGCCGGCGAGGCTCTGCTGGACGAGCAGGAGGTGGAGGCGCTGGCGCGCGAATAG
- a CDS encoding SDR family NAD(P)-dependent oxidoreductase, translated as MIIDGTTALVTGGGSGLGAATARALAAKGARVTVLDRNAEAGAAIAGEINGLFAPCDVADPDSAAAALAASRAAFGVPRILINCAGVAEAGRVVGRDGPLPLDIFERTIRINLIGTFNMLRLAAAEMSLAEPLAGGSRGVVVSTASIAAFDGQIGQAAYAASKGGVAAMTLPVARELARFGIRVLAIAPGLFKTPLLAGLPQDTQDGLGKAIPFPARLGDPAEFAQLVIAMVENDYLNGEVVRLDGALRMQP; from the coding sequence ATGATCATCGATGGCACGACGGCGCTCGTTACTGGTGGAGGCTCGGGGCTCGGAGCGGCAACGGCTCGCGCGCTAGCGGCCAAAGGGGCACGCGTAACCGTACTCGACCGCAACGCAGAGGCGGGGGCCGCCATTGCGGGTGAAATCAACGGTCTCTTCGCGCCCTGCGACGTGGCCGACCCCGATAGCGCCGCTGCCGCGCTCGCTGCCAGCCGTGCTGCATTCGGGGTCCCGCGTATCTTGATCAATTGTGCGGGGGTCGCGGAGGCCGGCCGAGTCGTTGGCCGCGACGGCCCCCTGCCCCTAGATATCTTCGAGCGAACGATCCGTATCAATCTCATCGGCACGTTCAACATGCTGCGCCTGGCGGCCGCTGAGATGTCGCTGGCTGAGCCACTCGCCGGCGGCTCGCGCGGCGTCGTCGTTTCGACCGCTTCGATCGCCGCGTTCGATGGGCAAATCGGCCAGGCCGCCTATGCCGCCTCCAAGGGTGGCGTCGCCGCCATGACACTGCCGGTGGCGCGCGAATTGGCCCGCTTCGGCATCCGCGTGCTTGCTATCGCGCCCGGCCTGTTCAAGACGCCCCTCCTGGCTGGCTTGCCGCAGGATACCCAGGACGGCCTGGGCAAGGCCATTCCCTTCCCCGCCCGCCTGGGCGACCCCGCCGAATTCGCGCAACTCGTCATCGCCATGGTCGAGAACGACTACCTCAATGGCGAAGTCGTTCGGCTCGACGGCGCATTGCGCATGCAGCCTTAA
- a CDS encoding LLM class flavin-dependent oxidoreductase, with amino-acid sequence MSGNTEFLWYIPNDIRPGHRGDAAVDNHNSLDTLTSHARALEDHGWKGALIGTGWGRPDTFTVAASLAARTTTFEPLIAIRPGYWRPANFASAVATLDHLTGGRVRINIVSGKDNLAAYGDSEGDQAHRYGRTKEFMRLARRLWTEQEVTADGQHFGVTDSTVVPRIEVRGDRLHPKLYFGGASEAAEQVAATEADVQLFWGEPLAGVAERIDRLKTLSATLDRDLPPLEFGLRITTLVRDTTEQAWADAEAKVAEMAMSAGSSWNDHKQGLAVGQQRLLDLQSQGDVLDDNLYTAPGRFGGGGAGTTWLVGSAADVARSLRKYRDLGITHFVLSGTPYLSEIKRQGDQLLPLLRD; translated from the coding sequence ATGAGCGGCAATACCGAATTCCTCTGGTACATCCCAAACGACATCAGGCCTGGTCACCGTGGTGACGCTGCGGTCGATAATCACAACAGCCTCGACACGCTGACCAGCCATGCCAGGGCGTTGGAGGATCATGGCTGGAAGGGCGCGCTCATCGGCACCGGCTGGGGAAGGCCCGACACGTTCACCGTCGCGGCCTCGCTCGCGGCTCGAACGACGACGTTCGAGCCGTTGATCGCCATTCGTCCGGGCTATTGGCGCCCGGCGAACTTTGCCTCGGCCGTGGCGACCCTCGATCACCTGACCGGCGGTCGCGTGCGCATCAACATCGTCTCGGGCAAGGATAACCTTGCGGCCTACGGCGATAGCGAGGGCGACCAGGCGCATCGCTACGGACGCACCAAGGAGTTCATGCGGCTGGCGCGCCGGCTGTGGACAGAGCAAGAGGTCACGGCCGACGGCCAGCATTTCGGCGTTACGGATTCGACCGTGGTGCCGCGCATCGAGGTTCGCGGGGACCGGCTACATCCCAAGCTCTACTTCGGTGGGGCGTCGGAGGCGGCCGAGCAGGTGGCCGCCACCGAGGCCGATGTTCAACTGTTCTGGGGTGAACCGCTGGCCGGTGTCGCCGAGCGGATCGATCGCCTCAAGACCCTGAGCGCCACGCTCGACCGTGACCTGCCGCCGCTAGAGTTCGGATTGCGGATCACCACCCTGGTCCGCGACACGACGGAACAGGCTTGGGCCGATGCCGAAGCCAAGGTCGCGGAGATGGCCATGAGCGCCGGCTCCAGCTGGAACGATCACAAGCAGGGCTTAGCCGTGGGGCAGCAGCGCTTGCTCGACCTGCAATCGCAGGGAGATGTGCTCGACGACAATCTCTACACCGCGCCGGGCCGGTTCGGCGGGGGCGGGGCTGGCACAACTTGGCTCGTGGGTTCTGCTGCGGACGTGGCGCGATCGCTGCGCAAATACCGGGACCTGGGCATTACGCACTTCGTGCTGTCCGGCACGCCATATCTGTCCGAGATCAAGCGCCAGGGCGACCAACTCCTGCCGCTGCTTCGCGACTGA